One part of the Chryseobacterium mulctrae genome encodes these proteins:
- a CDS encoding nucleotidyltransferase domain-containing protein: MTIQDLKSRNLILFQSISGSRSFGLATENSDTDIRGVYYLPKEDFFGLNYIPQISNETNDITYYEIGRFVELLQKNNPNILEILVSPEDCIQHKNPLMDLLKPEDFLSKLCKDTFAGYAISQIKKAKGLNKKILNPIDKERKSILDFCYILENNSSVPLKKWLQKSGLIQEKCGLVNIDNTKGMFALFYDESGDLNYKGIFQNEEANQVSVSSVPKGERSLAFMFCNLDAYSTYCKDYRDYWKWVSERNEDRYNVNQNHGQNYDSKNMMHTIRLLQSCEQIFKTGSLQIRVENRDELLDIKAGNWSYKNVMNKAEVLIKSIEHHHSKSNLPDTPDLEKTTRILVEIRNSLY, encoded by the coding sequence ATGACCATCCAAGACTTAAAATCCCGCAACCTCATCCTCTTCCAATCCATCTCCGGAAGCCGCTCTTTCGGACTCGCTACGGAAAACTCAGATACAGATATTCGGGGAGTGTATTATTTACCGAAAGAAGATTTTTTTGGTTTAAACTATATTCCTCAGATTTCTAATGAGACGAATGATATTACGTATTATGAGATTGGAAGATTTGTAGAATTATTGCAGAAAAACAATCCGAATATTCTGGAAATCTTGGTAAGTCCGGAAGATTGTATTCAACATAAAAACCCGTTGATGGATTTACTGAAGCCTGAAGATTTTCTTTCCAAATTATGCAAAGATACTTTTGCAGGATATGCGATTTCACAAATCAAAAAAGCAAAAGGACTCAACAAAAAGATATTGAATCCGATTGATAAAGAAAGAAAATCGATTCTTGATTTCTGTTATATTTTAGAAAATAACAGCTCTGTTCCGTTGAAAAAATGGTTGCAAAAAAGTGGTTTAATTCAGGAAAAATGTGGATTAGTCAACATCGACAATACCAAAGGAATGTTTGCGCTTTTCTACGATGAATCAGGAGATTTAAACTACAAAGGAATTTTTCAAAATGAAGAAGCCAATCAGGTTTCCGTTTCATCCGTTCCGAAAGGTGAACGATCTTTGGCGTTTATGTTTTGTAATCTCGACGCCTACTCTACTTATTGCAAAGATTACCGTGACTATTGGAAGTGGGTTTCAGAGAGAAATGAAGACCGTTATAATGTCAATCAAAATCATGGACAAAATTACGACAGCAAAAATATGATGCACACTATTCGGTTATTGCAGTCTTGTGAACAGATTTTCAAAACCGGTTCGTTACAAATTCGGGTAGAAAACCGGGACGAATTGTTAGACATCAAAGCCGGAAACTGGTCGTATAAAAATGTAATGAATAAAGCTGAAGTACTGATTAAATCAATCGAACATCATCATTCAAAGTCTAATCTTCCGGACACACCGGATTTGGAAAAGACAACCAGAATTTTAGTAGAAATAAGAAATTCTTTATACTGA
- the cobC gene encoding alpha-ribazole phosphatase, whose amino-acid sequence MEIHLIRHTAVENPDNLCYGFAEMSLRKNYVEDFKSIQIDSDFDLIISSPSQRCQLLAKYFQFHYQTDERIKEMNFGDWEMKKWTEIPKEEINPWYEDFINVKATNGENLLEMQNRVSEFWNELLSKKDINKILIVTHAGVIRLILQSILKFPLENMFNLQIDYGKRTVIDVKSGLISIKNINI is encoded by the coding sequence ATGGAAATTCATTTAATTCGTCATACTGCCGTTGAAAATCCGGATAATCTGTGTTATGGATTTGCCGAAATGTCTTTGCGTAAAAATTATGTTGAAGATTTTAAATCGATTCAAATTGATTCAGATTTTGACTTAATTATTTCGAGTCCGTCTCAACGATGCCAATTATTGGCAAAATATTTTCAGTTTCATTATCAAACTGATGAAAGAATTAAAGAAATGAATTTCGGAGACTGGGAAATGAAAAAATGGACAGAAATTCCGAAAGAAGAAATTAATCCTTGGTATGAAGATTTTATCAATGTAAAAGCAACAAATGGTGAAAATTTATTAGAAATGCAAAATCGTGTTTCTGAGTTTTGGAATGAACTGCTTTCTAAAAAAGACATCAACAAAATTTTAATTGTCACTCATGCCGGAGTCATTCGATTAATCCTTCAGTCTATTCTCAAATTCCCTTTGGAGAATATGTTTAATCTTCAGATTGATTATGGAAAAAGAACTGTAATTGATGTGAAAAGTGGTTTGATTTCAATTAAGAATATTAATATATAA
- a CDS encoding adenosylcobinamide-GDP ribazoletransferase, which produces MKAVKNELIYFATALMFFTRIPVPFKIPYSNEIMNQSQKYFAWVGLLVGLINAVVLYGSFQLFNLEIAIVLMMSASVLLTGAFHEDGFTDVCDSFGGGYGKERIMTIMKDSRVGAYGAIGIILLFALKFLSIKELGTLDVMKTFAIIIFAHTSSRFIAGTMIYTHQYVTDIDVSKSKPLANKALDGKSLSISFMAVLLAFSLIPDWRLIFALLFAYTGKIYLGWYFKKHIGGYTGDCLGTVQQVCEVLLYLGTIIVWKFI; this is translated from the coding sequence ATGAAGGCTGTAAAGAATGAACTGATTTATTTCGCAACGGCGCTGATGTTTTTTACAAGAATTCCGGTTCCTTTTAAAATTCCGTATTCCAATGAAATTATGAACCAATCTCAAAAGTATTTTGCCTGGGTTGGATTGTTGGTTGGGTTGATTAATGCGGTTGTTTTATATGGCTCTTTTCAGCTTTTCAATTTAGAAATTGCCATTGTTTTGATGATGAGCGCAAGTGTTTTGTTGACCGGGGCTTTTCACGAAGATGGTTTTACTGATGTCTGTGACAGTTTTGGTGGTGGTTATGGCAAGGAAAGAATAATGACCATTATGAAAGACAGTCGTGTCGGAGCTTATGGTGCGATTGGAATTATTTTGTTGTTTGCTCTAAAATTTTTAAGCATTAAAGAATTGGGAACTTTAGATGTAATGAAAACCTTTGCCATTATTATTTTTGCCCATACTTCAAGCCGATTTATTGCAGGAACAATGATTTATACGCATCAATACGTTACAGATATTGATGTGAGCAAATCAAAACCATTGGCGAATAAAGCATTAGACGGAAAGTCTTTATCCATCAGTTTTATGGCTGTTTTATTGGCTTTTTCTTTAATTCCCGATTGGCGATTGATTTTTGCGTTGCTTTTTGCGTATACCGGAAAAATATATTTGGGTTGGTATTTCAAAAAACACATTGGTGGATATACAGGTGATTGTTTGGGAACGGTGCAGCAGGTTTGTGAAGTTTTACTTTATTTAGGGACAATTATCGTATGGAAATTCATTTAA
- a CDS encoding MarR family winged helix-turn-helix transcriptional regulator → MEKLDSIIFYNIDKAIRAYRNYAQRQLKLHGFTITVDQWLIIKAILENPGITQNELGDLVFKDNASVTRIIDLLVKSQYIIRSVHSEDRRKTNLEVTDKGLKTIKEVQKIVEQNRKIALEGVSKEELQIMNNALLKISQNTINTKK, encoded by the coding sequence ATGGAAAAATTAGATTCAATTATATTTTACAATATCGATAAAGCAATCAGAGCATACAGAAATTATGCTCAAAGACAACTTAAACTTCATGGTTTTACCATAACAGTCGACCAATGGCTGATTATAAAAGCGATCCTTGAAAACCCCGGAATCACTCAGAATGAACTTGGAGATCTGGTTTTTAAAGACAATGCATCGGTAACAAGAATAATCGATTTGCTGGTAAAATCTCAATATATCATTAGAAGTGTACACTCTGAAGACCGAAGGAAAACCAATCTTGAAGTAACAGATAAAGGTCTGAAAACCATTAAAGAAGTTCAGAAAATAGTAGAACAAAACAGGAAAATCGCTTTGGAAGGAGTTTCTAAAGAAGAATTGCAAATCATGAACAATGCATTATTAAAAATTTCACAAAACACAATTAACACCAAAAAATAA
- a CDS encoding ATP-grasp domain-containing protein yields the protein MKNIIALSPMYTEDSNNLKKASLNSPYELNRFNAKWNVPEEFRADVIAVYGEDIYAEIVAEQCNLTLTKPDDNWLSKISEEFIKRKISYGQLKDFVHEENIFIKCSDFKSFKAGVFDKVTNIKGFDSLDLDITVFTSQVVEWELEVRCFVLNNEIKTYSSYWRNNAFDTNLLSETEQKDLFEFFKNFIQQYSETLPKAIVLDFGTIKGKGWALIEANPAWCSGLYACDAEKALEVIVESCVKN from the coding sequence ATGAAAAATATAATAGCTCTATCTCCAATGTACACGGAAGACAGCAATAACCTGAAAAAAGCATCGCTCAATTCACCATACGAATTGAACCGTTTTAATGCAAAATGGAACGTTCCTGAAGAATTTCGAGCAGATGTGATTGCAGTATATGGCGAAGATATTTATGCAGAAATTGTTGCTGAACAATGTAATTTAACGTTAACAAAGCCTGATGATAATTGGCTTTCAAAGATTTCGGAAGAATTTATCAAACGTAAAATTTCTTACGGGCAATTGAAGGATTTTGTACATGAAGAAAATATTTTCATTAAATGTTCTGATTTTAAAAGTTTCAAAGCCGGAGTTTTCGATAAAGTCACCAATATCAAAGGTTTTGATTCTTTAGATTTAGACATTACCGTTTTTACTTCACAAGTTGTGGAATGGGAACTTGAAGTAAGATGTTTTGTTCTAAACAATGAAATAAAAACTTATTCTTCTTATTGGCGAAATAATGCTTTTGACACCAACCTGCTTTCTGAAACGGAACAAAAAGATTTATTTGAGTTTTTCAAAAATTTCATTCAACAATATTCTGAAACACTACCCAAAGCAATTGTTTTAGATTTTGGAACAATCAAAGGAAAAGGCTGGGCTCTGATTGAAGCAAATCCGGCTTGGTGTTCTGGTTTGTATGCTTGTGACGCAGAGAAGGCTTTGGAAGTAATTGTTGAGAGTTGTGTGAAAAATTAA
- a CDS encoding cold-shock protein yields the protein MADSFSKKENFKKKVQKAKEKAQKREERKTVNNKGKGLDDMIMYVDANGQLTSTPPDNSNVEEFDINNIQLGAAPIEAEELVKTGIVTFFSEKGYGFITEDGSKENVFFHSNNCMEPIKKGNKVSFEKEKSPKGFVAVEIRMVK from the coding sequence ATGGCGGATTCTTTCTCAAAAAAAGAAAATTTCAAGAAAAAAGTTCAGAAAGCAAAAGAAAAAGCTCAGAAAAGAGAAGAGCGTAAAACAGTCAACAACAAAGGTAAAGGTCTTGATGACATGATCATGTATGTTGATGCAAATGGTCAGTTGACTTCTACACCACCAGACAACAGCAATGTTGAAGAGTTTGATATCAACAATATCCAATTGGGTGCAGCTCCTATTGAAGCTGAAGAATTGGTAAAAACAGGAATTGTAACATTTTTCAGTGAAAAAGGTTATGGTTTTATTACAGAAGACGGTTCTAAAGAAAATGTTTTCTTCCACAGTAACAACTGTATGGAACCTATCAAAAAAGGAAATAAAGTATCTTTCGAAAAAGAGAAATCTCCGAAAGGTTTTGTTGCCGTAGAAATCAGAATGGTTAAGTAA
- a CDS encoding nucleotidyltransferase domain-containing protein, which produces MTPKIVDKLKEIEATRNIEILLAVESGSRAWGFASPDSDYDIRFIYRHEKDWYLSPWDKDETIEFMTEDDLDGSGWDLRKTFHLLLKSNAALLSWFYSPIIYVKNEKFYNLFKPLADSAFSPIAVSYHYLSMSKKYLEACRTDEIKLKSYFYCLRTALTGKWILEKGTVPPVFFSELLVLVDDFTRTKIENLVALKATKGESYYHPNDWEFFGFLEEMVKNNEKEAKSLAGGNTDKNEMERVFREILIN; this is translated from the coding sequence ATGACACCAAAAATAGTAGATAAACTAAAAGAAATAGAGGCAACAAGAAACATAGAAATACTTCTTGCCGTAGAATCTGGAAGCCGAGCCTGGGGTTTTGCTTCTCCAGATAGTGATTACGACATACGTTTTATATACCGCCATGAAAAAGATTGGTATCTTTCACCGTGGGATAAAGATGAAACGATAGAATTTATGACCGAAGACGATTTGGATGGTTCCGGATGGGATTTGAGAAAGACTTTTCACCTCTTATTAAAATCGAATGCAGCTTTATTGAGTTGGTTCTACTCTCCTATCATTTATGTGAAAAATGAAAAATTTTACAACTTATTTAAACCTTTAGCAGATTCTGCTTTTTCACCGATAGCGGTTTCTTACCATTATCTGAGCATGAGCAAGAAATATCTGGAAGCCTGCAGAACCGATGAAATAAAACTGAAATCTTATTTCTACTGTCTTCGAACTGCTTTGACCGGAAAATGGATATTAGAAAAAGGAACTGTTCCGCCTGTTTTTTTCAGTGAATTGTTGGTTCTAGTGGATGATTTTACGAGAACCAAAATAGAAAATCTGGTCGCCTTAAAAGCCACCAAAGGAGAATCTTATTATCATCCGAATGATTGGGAATTTTTTGGTTTTTTGGAAGAAATGGTGAAAAATAATGAGAAAGAAGCCAAGAGTTTGGCTGGAGGAAATACAGATAAGAATGAAATGGAAAGAGTTTTTAGAGAAATATTAATAAATTAG
- the cobT gene encoding nicotinate-nucleotide--dimethylbenzimidazole phosphoribosyltransferase, whose translation MLADELQHKIDFKTKPLGALGFLENLAHKIGMVQQTTSPKLIKPHMVVFAADHGIATAGVSAYPQEVTYQMVMNFLGGGAAINVFCKQNNIDIKIVDAGVNFDFPEGLNLINKKVRKSSRNMLDEPAMTSEEYQQALENGKSVVKEIVETGSNVIGFGEMGIGNTSASSLMMSQLFDIPIENCVGRGTGLNDSQLKNKIDILSKAIEKYPHLKTADEIAQTFGGLEIAQMIGAMQEAYHQNMLILIDGFIATVAISVLFKKNNRILNNCIFCHVSDEFAHIKLLELLNQKALLNLNLRVGEGTGCALAYPIIQSAVNFLNEMSSFEDANVSNKE comes from the coding sequence ATGTTAGCAGACGAATTACAACACAAAATTGATTTCAAAACAAAACCTTTAGGAGCCCTTGGATTTTTAGAAAATTTGGCTCACAAAATAGGTATGGTTCAGCAAACTACTTCACCAAAATTAATAAAACCTCATATGGTTGTTTTCGCAGCCGATCATGGAATTGCAACTGCAGGAGTGAGTGCTTATCCACAAGAGGTTACCTATCAAATGGTGATGAACTTTTTAGGTGGCGGTGCAGCAATTAATGTTTTTTGTAAGCAAAATAATATTGACATAAAAATTGTAGATGCAGGAGTGAATTTTGATTTTCCTGAAGGATTAAATTTAATTAATAAAAAGGTCAGAAAGTCAAGCAGAAATATGTTGGATGAACCTGCCATGACGAGTGAAGAATACCAACAGGCTTTGGAAAACGGAAAATCTGTGGTTAAAGAAATTGTAGAAACCGGTTCTAATGTCATCGGTTTTGGTGAAATGGGAATTGGAAATACGTCGGCTTCTTCATTGATGATGAGTCAGTTATTTGATATTCCGATTGAAAATTGTGTTGGAAGAGGAACGGGTTTAAATGACAGTCAGCTAAAAAATAAAATTGATATTCTTTCAAAAGCAATAGAAAAATATCCTCATTTAAAAACTGCAGATGAAATTGCTCAAACTTTCGGAGGATTAGAAATTGCCCAAATGATTGGAGCGATGCAGGAAGCGTACCACCAAAATATGTTGATTTTAATTGACGGATTTATCGCAACTGTTGCCATTTCTGTTTTGTTTAAAAAGAATAATAGGATTTTAAATAACTGTATTTTCTGTCATGTCAGTGACGAATTTGCGCACATCAAATTATTGGAATTATTAAATCAAAAAGCTTTGTTGAATCTCAATTTGCGAGTAGGTGAGGGAACAGGTTGTGCATTGGCTTATCCTATTATTCAAAGTGCCGTTAATTTTCTAAATGAAATGTCGAGTTTTGAAGATGCTAATGTTTCAAATAAAGAATAA